One Pelodiscus sinensis isolate JC-2024 chromosome 24, ASM4963464v1, whole genome shotgun sequence DNA segment encodes these proteins:
- the LOC142819575 gene encoding phospholipase A2 inhibitor gamma subunit B-like, with translation MKTLLLCCLLWALLETGTCVSCEVCVGIHKECTGPVQVCREQLDSCGIMKSESVVGEIKSPTFVKACVSSRQCNLEPLYMTFGNGISVSTNIACCLGNACKNVSIKVPPANTTLNGQSCPACYSVFSHHCNEEIIDCTGAQTRCLHVSGTVKTGQSTIMTTMKGCATESACTNMQQLKGTFGGFDAELITAECSPASSHVATGLASPYVAPESAGLVLPALLTVLLVNVLS, from the exons ATGAAGACGCttctcctctgctgcctcctctgggccctgctggagACAG GGACCTGTGTTTCCTGTGAGGTCTGCGTCGGCATCCACAAGGAGTGTACGGGCCCTGTGCAAGtctgcagggagcagctggaTTCCTGTGGGATCATGAAATCAGAATCAGTAGTAG GAGAGATAAAGAGCCCGACTTTTGTGAAAGCCTGCGTGTCCTCCAGGCAGTGCAACCTTGAGCCCCTTTACATGACTTTTGGGAACGGGATCTCCGTGAGCACCAATATCGCCTGCTGTTTGGGGAATGCCTGCAAAAATGTCTCCATTAAGG TACCCCCGGCTAACACCACCCTGAATGGTCAGAGCTGCCCAGCCTGCTACTCTGTGTTCTCCCATCACTGCAACGAAGAGATCATCGACTGCACAGGGGCCCAGACCCGCTGCCTGCATGTGAGCGGCACAGTGAAAACTG GTCAGTCAACCATAATGACCACCATGAAAGGCTGCGCCACTGAGTCTGCCTGCACTAATATGCAGCAGCTCAAAGGGACCTTCGGAGGGTTTGATGCGGAACTCATCACGGCAGAAtgcagcccagcctcctcccacgTGGCCACTGGCCTGGCCTCCCCCTATGTGGCTCCGGAATCAGCTGGACTCGTCCTCCCAGCCCTCCTTACTGTCCTGCTGGTGAACGTCCTCTCCTGA